In Mycobacterium gallinarum, a single window of DNA contains:
- a CDS encoding GntR family transcriptional regulator translates to MAAPRVDNARGALPATLVELAEHRLRDAILSGALAPGEKVVEEQLCADLGISRAPLREALRLLAQQGLVEHFPRRGSRVAEWSPTDILQLFALRHVLECHAIETALPLADPEEALRPVRAALDAMRTATDELDRDDAHRAFHAAVVGLACNRQLDIALEPVLLKLQLPMAINMRAEAHHRDARDGLDRHRAIVTALATNDQSVVITALREHGQFDYLGARLQR, encoded by the coding sequence ATGGCTGCGCCACGGGTCGACAACGCGCGCGGCGCGCTGCCTGCCACGCTCGTGGAACTAGCCGAACACCGGCTGCGCGACGCCATCCTCAGCGGGGCCCTGGCGCCCGGAGAGAAGGTCGTCGAGGAGCAACTCTGCGCCGACCTCGGAATCAGCAGGGCGCCACTGCGAGAGGCGTTGCGGTTGCTCGCCCAACAAGGTCTGGTGGAACACTTCCCGCGCCGGGGCTCGCGGGTGGCGGAATGGTCGCCCACGGACATCCTGCAGTTGTTCGCCCTGCGTCACGTACTGGAATGCCACGCCATCGAAACGGCGCTGCCGCTTGCGGATCCCGAAGAGGCCCTGCGGCCCGTACGCGCTGCGTTGGACGCCATGCGCACCGCGACCGACGAGTTGGATCGCGACGACGCGCATCGTGCGTTCCATGCCGCGGTCGTCGGGCTTGCGTGCAATCGGCAACTCGACATCGCACTCGAGCCGGTCTTGCTCAAACTGCAGTTGCCGATGGCGATCAACATGCGGGCTGAGGCGCACCACCGCGACGCACGAGACGGTCTCGACCGGCATCGGGCCATCGTGACCGCACTCGCGACCAACGACCAATCGGTCGTCATCACCGCACTGCGCGAGCACGGACAATTCGACTATCTCGGCGCGCGACTGCAGCGCTAA
- a CDS encoding TetR/AcrR family transcriptional regulator: METANKRVAAAQQTRANLIETGLVLAEDLGLEGLSVNAVVAAAGVSKGTFFHHFPDRVSYLVALHRRFHDVLFEEVAAVIADLKPGRDRLAAAANTYLDACLRDRGVKALLLEARGHLPIADEVTRRNRMNVDVVAADFAALGSAHPREAARLWVAATAECALIELERGRRVAAARAALDDLVG; encoded by the coding sequence GTGGAAACGGCCAACAAGCGGGTGGCAGCGGCCCAGCAGACACGTGCGAACCTGATCGAGACGGGGTTGGTGCTCGCCGAGGACCTCGGGCTCGAGGGGCTCAGCGTCAACGCCGTGGTGGCCGCGGCGGGCGTGTCGAAAGGCACGTTCTTCCACCACTTTCCGGATCGGGTGTCCTATCTGGTCGCACTGCACCGCCGCTTCCACGACGTGCTCTTCGAGGAGGTGGCGGCCGTCATCGCCGATCTGAAGCCGGGTCGGGACCGCCTGGCTGCCGCCGCGAACACCTACCTCGATGCCTGTCTTCGCGATCGCGGCGTGAAGGCGCTGCTGCTGGAGGCCCGCGGCCATCTCCCGATCGCCGACGAGGTGACGCGACGCAACCGGATGAATGTCGACGTCGTGGCCGCCGATTTCGCCGCGCTCGGCAGTGCCCACCCTCGGGAGGCGGCGCGACTGTGGGTTGCCGCGACGGCGGAGTGCGCGTTGATCGAACTCGAGCGGGGCCGCCGTGTCGCCGCCGCCCGCGCGGCGCTCGATGATCTCGTCGGGTGA
- a CDS encoding PaaI family thioesterase → MVQYTDIGDVSSAEVERMRAVYEPLAAAVRELIDATIRTEVAADTVGEVTAEIGAATARLRSRQCDGPFGVRSTTGGDRLAWGNPVIGIRNPIAPPLTIQRDDDGGVFTDFHLGAAYEGPPGHVHGGVSALVLDHVLGEVAANEETPRFTGTITLRYLRPTRLGELHAEARITRTDGFKAYAAGHLADEEGITVEAEGIFIQPKWARG, encoded by the coding sequence GTGGTGCAGTACACCGACATCGGCGACGTGTCCTCGGCGGAGGTCGAACGCATGCGCGCCGTATACGAGCCCCTTGCCGCTGCGGTCCGCGAGCTCATCGACGCGACGATCCGTACCGAGGTCGCCGCCGACACCGTGGGCGAGGTGACGGCCGAGATCGGCGCGGCGACGGCGCGGCTGCGGTCCCGACAGTGCGACGGTCCGTTCGGCGTGCGCTCCACCACCGGCGGCGATCGCTTGGCATGGGGAAATCCGGTGATCGGGATCCGCAATCCGATCGCGCCGCCGCTGACGATCCAGCGCGACGACGATGGCGGCGTGTTCACCGACTTTCACCTGGGGGCCGCGTACGAAGGGCCGCCCGGACATGTGCACGGTGGAGTCTCCGCGCTCGTCCTCGACCATGTGCTCGGTGAGGTGGCGGCCAACGAGGAAACGCCACGCTTCACCGGCACCATCACGCTGCGCTATCTGCGGCCCACCCGGCTCGGCGAGCTACACGCCGAGGCGAGGATCACCCGGACCGACGGGTTCAAGGCCTATGCCGCGGGCCACCTCGCCGACGAGGAAGGCATCACCGTAGAGGCGGAAGGCATCTTCATCCAGCCGAAGTGGGCTCGCGGCTAG
- a CDS encoding allophanate hydrolase: MADVVHGPSIGPSVAEILASHASGTGCPTKTAARVADAIAARGDDGTWLSTVPREQLLAAAEEIEKRPGARTLPLYGVPFGVKDSIDVEGVATTLACPDYAYVATATAPVVQRLLDAGALYVGKTNLDQFATGLNGTRTPYTIPRSVYGGDLISGGSSSGSALAVALGQVPFAVATDTAGSGRVPAALNGVVGFKPSRGLISTVGLVPACKSLDCISLMAGSIDDIDRVFDVVAGRDNRDAWSRDRGPGYRGAPIRVGLPAAEDLEFFGDTVMRDAHMSFRAQMSRTCTVVDVPLEPFLAAGSLLYQGPWVAERLVEFGDFLAAQPDSILPVVRSILQGGRKYTAVETFAALQRLADLKASVARLWQSMDVLVLPTVGTTFTVDEVLEAPIDCNTMLGHYTHFGNLLDLLGVAIPLGTTPDGRPYSAMLLGAAQTDDTVLQLAARLLDEPRAPSYSTSIDPVAAEEHV; encoded by the coding sequence ATGGCTGACGTCGTGCACGGCCCGTCCATCGGACCTTCGGTCGCCGAGATCCTCGCATCGCACGCATCCGGGACCGGTTGCCCGACCAAGACCGCCGCCCGGGTCGCCGACGCCATCGCCGCGCGCGGTGACGACGGCACCTGGTTATCCACCGTGCCGCGCGAACAGCTGCTCGCCGCTGCCGAGGAGATCGAAAAGCGTCCCGGCGCAAGGACTTTGCCTCTCTACGGGGTGCCCTTCGGGGTCAAGGACAGCATCGACGTCGAGGGAGTCGCGACCACGTTGGCGTGCCCCGACTACGCCTACGTCGCGACGGCAACGGCACCGGTGGTGCAGCGGCTGCTCGACGCAGGCGCGCTCTATGTCGGCAAGACCAACCTCGACCAGTTCGCGACCGGACTGAACGGCACCCGCACCCCGTACACGATTCCGCGCAGTGTGTACGGCGGCGATTTGATCTCCGGCGGGTCGAGTTCGGGCTCGGCGCTGGCCGTTGCGTTGGGACAGGTGCCGTTCGCGGTCGCCACCGACACCGCGGGATCCGGACGAGTCCCGGCCGCGCTCAACGGCGTTGTCGGGTTCAAACCGTCGCGCGGTCTGATCAGCACGGTCGGCCTTGTCCCGGCTTGCAAGTCGCTGGACTGCATCAGCCTGATGGCGGGATCGATCGACGACATCGACCGCGTTTTCGACGTGGTGGCCGGCCGCGACAACCGCGATGCCTGGTCGCGAGACCGGGGCCCGGGCTACCGCGGTGCGCCGATCCGCGTCGGATTGCCAGCAGCCGAAGATCTGGAATTCTTCGGCGACACGGTCATGCGCGATGCGCACATGTCGTTCCGGGCGCAGATGTCTCGCACCTGCACCGTCGTCGATGTTCCACTGGAGCCGTTTTTGGCGGCCGGCTCTCTGCTGTATCAAGGTCCGTGGGTCGCCGAACGTCTGGTGGAGTTCGGTGATTTCCTTGCTGCGCAACCGGATTCCATCCTCCCGGTGGTGCGGTCGATCCTGCAGGGCGGGCGGAAGTACACGGCGGTCGAGACATTCGCGGCGCTGCAGCGGCTGGCCGATCTCAAAGCCTCGGTGGCGCGGTTGTGGCAGTCGATGGACGTGCTGGTCCTGCCGACGGTCGGTACGACGTTCACCGTCGATGAGGTGCTCGAGGCGCCCATCGACTGCAACACGATGCTGGGCCACTACACCCATTTCGGGAATCTGCTCGATCTGCTCGGTGTCGCGATTCCGTTGGGGACCACACCGGACGGCCGTCCCTACAGCGCAATGCTGCTCGGCGCCGCCCAGACCGACGACACGGTTCTCCAACTCGCGGCGAGGCTGCTCGACGAACCGCGTGCACCGTCGTACTCCACATCCATCGATCCCGTCGCCGCCGAGGAGCACGTATGA
- a CDS encoding nucleoside deaminase, translated as MAIDDHDLERLGRCVELAREALEDGDEPFGSILVDADGRIRFEDRNRVKDGDHTRHPEFAIARWAVEKLSPAERITATVYTSGEHCPMCAAAHAWVGLGRIVYATSSEQLTQWLAEWGATPPPVAPLPITAVAPHVEVDGPAAEYADEMKALYEAKFRP; from the coding sequence GTGGCCATCGACGACCATGATCTTGAACGCCTGGGCCGTTGTGTCGAACTCGCGCGCGAAGCACTCGAAGACGGCGACGAGCCGTTCGGGTCGATCCTCGTCGACGCCGACGGTCGGATCCGATTCGAGGACCGCAACCGCGTCAAGGACGGTGACCACACCCGCCACCCCGAATTCGCGATTGCGCGGTGGGCCGTCGAGAAGCTCTCCCCCGCCGAACGGATCACCGCGACGGTGTACACCTCCGGCGAGCACTGCCCGATGTGCGCGGCGGCGCACGCGTGGGTCGGCTTGGGCCGCATCGTCTATGCGACATCGTCGGAACAGTTGACCCAGTGGCTGGCCGAGTGGGGTGCGACGCCGCCACCGGTGGCGCCGCTCCCCATCACCGCCGTCGCACCGCACGTCGAGGTGGACGGCCCGGCGGCCGAATACGCGGATGAGATGAAGGCACTCTACGAAGCGAAGTTCCGGCCTTGA
- a CDS encoding DUF5701 family protein yields the protein MPTLAATLPSVPEQAERLIEFGVHRIAGLPADRVRAAARDAVGSGSILAVHHDLAPASRLTPLLRRAGKPGFVVSDMTDVDDFTPIPAAEVPDAPLYLVFDLDRGDDMANWSPDEALPGIVDAGRTPLTLTEGVHWLLHQPDALERGHCFMTIGSRLTKPSGAVDARTPALWISNGTGRDGKANRDAPKVGWCWAGNRHSWLGFGSAGGRVTVDG from the coding sequence GTGCCGACCCTCGCCGCGACCCTGCCTAGCGTCCCTGAACAGGCCGAACGACTGATCGAATTCGGAGTTCACCGGATCGCGGGGCTGCCCGCCGATCGAGTGCGGGCCGCGGCCCGTGACGCCGTCGGGTCTGGATCGATCCTGGCCGTTCATCACGACCTCGCGCCTGCGTCGAGGCTGACACCCCTGCTGCGCCGGGCGGGCAAGCCGGGTTTCGTGGTCAGCGACATGACCGATGTCGACGATTTCACCCCGATCCCGGCGGCCGAGGTGCCGGACGCACCGCTGTATCTGGTCTTCGACCTCGATCGCGGTGACGACATGGCCAACTGGAGTCCAGACGAGGCGCTGCCCGGGATCGTCGATGCTGGACGGACGCCGCTGACGCTCACCGAGGGCGTGCATTGGCTGCTGCACCAGCCGGATGCGCTGGAGCGGGGGCACTGCTTCATGACGATCGGGTCCCGGCTCACCAAGCCGTCGGGCGCCGTGGACGCCAGGACCCCTGCGCTGTGGATCAGTAACGGCACGGGCCGCGACGGCAAGGCGAACCGCGACGCCCCCAAGGTCGGCTGGTGCTGGGCGGGCAATCGGCACAGCTGGCTGGGCTTCGGATCGGCGGGCGGCAGGGTCACTGTCGACGGCTGA
- a CDS encoding DUF1810 domain-containing protein translates to MLSSEAADPFDLQRFVDAQHRAYATALDELRSGRKRSHWIWFVFPQLQGLGRSPTAIRYSITSLDEARAYLDHPVLGPRLRECARVVAGIQGASADDIFGWPDNMKVRSSMTLFARAAESAEVQADFRAVLDRLYDGVEDELTAEQLAR, encoded by the coding sequence TTGTTGTCATCGGAAGCAGCGGATCCATTCGACCTGCAACGCTTTGTCGATGCCCAGCACCGTGCGTATGCGACGGCCCTGGATGAACTGCGCAGCGGCCGCAAACGCAGCCACTGGATCTGGTTCGTCTTTCCCCAACTACAGGGTCTCGGGCGCAGCCCGACGGCGATCCGGTACAGCATCACCTCACTGGACGAGGCCAGGGCGTATCTCGATCACCCGGTGCTCGGCCCCCGGCTGCGAGAATGTGCGCGTGTCGTAGCCGGCATCCAGGGCGCCTCGGCCGACGACATCTTCGGCTGGCCCGACAACATGAAGGTGCGGTCGTCGATGACGTTGTTCGCCCGAGCCGCCGAGTCCGCCGAAGTGCAAGCCGACTTTCGTGCCGTGCTGGATCGGCTCTACGACGGTGTGGAGGATGAGCTCACTGCCGAGCAGCTGGCGAGATGA
- a CDS encoding alpha-amylase family protein, with protein sequence MEPAWVEHAIWWQVYPLGFVGAYPADIPPAATEHRLRRVVEWLDHVIGLGASGLALGPIFASRTHGYDTTDHYRIDPRLGDDGDFDHLIAEARSRGLRVLLDGVFNHVGTEFANTSWFRKQRNGSGFDTFEGHGDLIALDHDNPEVVDYTVDVMSHWLGRGADGWRLDAAYAVPDRFWAQVLPRVRSAFPEAWFVGEVIHGDYSARVRDTGFDSVTQYELWKAIWSGLNDGNFHEIDWALVRHSEFLDAFVPMTFVGNHDVTRIASRLENTKHLAHALVILLTTGGTPSIYAGDEFAYRGIKEERFGGDDAVRPEFSSPPDGVDQHGRDEFRLHQYLIGLRRRHPWLHTARTSPLQLTNRQYVYQTRNGADALVVALNIGDEPLSASLPQLGFDHGIILAGSGAPPQDVVSQVDVEPHGWLIISPAARQ encoded by the coding sequence ATGGAACCGGCCTGGGTGGAGCACGCGATCTGGTGGCAGGTCTACCCGTTGGGCTTCGTCGGGGCGTACCCGGCCGACATACCCCCGGCCGCCACTGAGCATCGACTGCGCCGCGTGGTCGAATGGCTGGATCACGTCATCGGCCTCGGCGCCTCGGGGCTGGCGCTCGGTCCGATATTCGCCTCGCGCACCCACGGCTACGACACCACCGACCATTATCGGATCGATCCCCGCCTCGGCGACGACGGCGACTTCGATCACCTGATCGCCGAGGCGCGCAGCCGCGGTCTGCGCGTGTTGCTCGACGGCGTCTTCAACCACGTAGGTACCGAATTCGCCAATACCTCGTGGTTCCGCAAGCAGCGCAACGGTTCTGGGTTCGACACGTTCGAAGGCCACGGCGACTTGATCGCGCTCGATCACGACAACCCAGAAGTCGTCGACTACACCGTCGACGTCATGTCGCACTGGCTGGGCCGCGGCGCCGACGGCTGGCGGTTGGATGCCGCCTACGCCGTCCCCGACCGGTTCTGGGCGCAGGTGCTTCCCCGCGTTCGGTCGGCCTTCCCCGAGGCGTGGTTCGTCGGGGAAGTCATTCACGGCGACTACTCGGCGCGGGTGCGTGACACGGGCTTCGACTCCGTGACGCAGTACGAACTGTGGAAAGCGATCTGGAGCGGCCTAAACGACGGGAACTTTCACGAGATCGACTGGGCGCTGGTACGACACAGCGAATTCCTCGACGCCTTCGTGCCGATGACGTTCGTCGGCAATCACGACGTGACCCGCATCGCCAGCCGGTTGGAGAACACCAAACACCTGGCACACGCGCTCGTCATCCTGCTGACTACCGGAGGCACGCCGAGCATCTACGCGGGCGACGAGTTCGCCTACCGCGGAATCAAAGAGGAGCGATTCGGCGGCGATGATGCGGTGCGACCCGAATTCAGTTCTCCGCCAGACGGTGTCGATCAACATGGTCGGGACGAGTTCCGACTGCACCAATACCTGATCGGATTACGCAGACGACATCCGTGGCTGCACACCGCGCGCACGTCGCCGCTGCAACTGACCAACCGGCAGTACGTGTACCAGACGCGCAACGGTGCCGACGCGCTTGTCGTCGCGCTCAATATCGGCGACGAGCCGCTGTCCGCCTCCCTGCCGCAGCTGGGCTTCGACCATGGCATCATTCTCGCCGGGTCGGGGGCACCACCACAGGACGTCGTTTCTCAGGTGGATGTCGAGCCGCACGGCTGGTTGATCATCTCGCCAGCTGCTCGGCAGTGA
- a CDS encoding alpha/beta fold hydrolase — MPTLHTSLGTVSYTDAGSGPPILLLHAALHDHTDFDTVRADLGRGRRVLTLDWPGHGESPLPPAPLRAVQLGDLLVEFADRLELDNLVVVGNSVGGYAACRLALQRGERVSGVVLVNTGGFTPHSVATRTLCAAMARTAVVKAVFPVFVRAYMRPKTPTDKAVTRRVVDRAKTADGAKTAAALWKSFVEPGHDLRVRAAQIPAPVLITWGAKDPTAPMRWGRKVAEAIPGSTFEAFPTGHVVFSSEPAAWLGSVLPFVDAAHGVRSDVSRRQ, encoded by the coding sequence ATGCCCACTCTGCACACGTCACTGGGAACCGTCTCCTACACCGACGCGGGTTCGGGTCCACCGATCCTGCTGTTACACGCGGCGCTTCACGATCACACCGACTTCGACACCGTACGCGCAGACCTCGGCCGGGGCCGCCGTGTGCTCACCCTCGATTGGCCGGGTCACGGCGAGTCTCCCCTGCCCCCGGCGCCCTTGCGCGCCGTTCAACTCGGCGATCTGCTGGTCGAATTCGCCGACCGTCTCGAGCTGGACAATCTCGTTGTCGTCGGGAACTCCGTCGGCGGATACGCCGCATGCCGGCTCGCGCTCCAGCGCGGAGAACGGGTTTCGGGTGTGGTCCTCGTCAACACCGGGGGCTTCACGCCGCACAGCGTCGCCACCCGCACGCTGTGCGCGGCGATGGCGCGCACAGCCGTCGTCAAAGCCGTGTTTCCGGTCTTCGTCCGCGCATACATGCGACCGAAGACCCCGACGGACAAGGCCGTCACCCGCCGCGTCGTCGACCGGGCGAAAACCGCCGATGGCGCGAAAACCGCTGCGGCACTGTGGAAGAGCTTCGTCGAGCCCGGGCACGACCTGCGGGTGCGTGCCGCCCAGATCCCTGCACCGGTACTGATCACGTGGGGCGCCAAGGATCCGACCGCCCCGATGCGTTGGGGCAGGAAAGTCGCCGAGGCCATTCCCGGGTCGACGTTCGAAGCGTTCCCGACGGGACACGTCGTATTCTCGTCCGAGCCGGCGGCCTGGCTCGGTTCGGTGCTGCCGTTCGTCGACGCCGCGCACGGCGTCCGGTCGGACGTCAGCCGTCGACAGTGA
- a CDS encoding TetR/AcrR family transcriptional regulator: MATRTQSADPRAERVRAKLIDAAFALAHERPVDQLTVGDLVARAGVSRQVFYRHFADRDDAVATAFVIAFAAATADVDDEPRSRILRVFGLAAEHRAMYRNVVPSPVAQKVVAAFRGELLPACEELAARALPVVGAAAGLEPGAVSRFLVGGFQEVLRSWMEDPSESGQAVDLLGRVTVALDTVDALLSRLHLTT, encoded by the coding sequence GTGGCCACCCGGACCCAAAGCGCCGACCCGCGCGCCGAGCGCGTACGAGCCAAGTTGATCGACGCGGCGTTCGCGCTGGCCCATGAACGCCCGGTCGATCAGCTCACCGTCGGCGATCTCGTGGCACGGGCCGGCGTCAGCAGGCAGGTCTTCTACCGGCACTTCGCCGACCGCGACGACGCGGTCGCCACAGCGTTCGTCATCGCCTTCGCGGCCGCGACCGCCGATGTGGACGACGAACCGAGATCCCGGATTCTGCGGGTCTTCGGGCTCGCCGCCGAACACCGCGCGATGTACCGCAACGTCGTGCCCAGTCCGGTGGCCCAGAAGGTGGTCGCCGCGTTCCGCGGCGAACTCCTCCCGGCATGTGAGGAGTTGGCCGCCCGAGCCCTACCCGTCGTCGGAGCCGCCGCGGGCCTCGAACCCGGAGCGGTCAGCCGCTTCCTGGTGGGTGGATTCCAGGAGGTACTGCGGTCATGGATGGAAGACCCCAGCGAATCGGGCCAAGCCGTTGATCTCCTCGGCCGGGTGACCGTAGCGCTCGACACCGTCGACGCGCTGCTTTCCCGCCTGCACCTCACGACCTGA
- a CDS encoding regulator produces the protein MSTDVTNPLADPSVDPPQKSSIPWWTRGDLNAFFGLGFNILVNVLTLTALMIGVIAVPAGDVLGTVLPALGVALILGNLYYTFLARRLAQRENRTDVTALPYGPSVPHMFIVIFVVMLPVYLNTDDPLQAWQAGLAWAFLIGVIVMIGAFVGPYIRKLTPRAAMLGTLAGISITFISMRPAAQMWEVAWIGLPVLAIILIGFFTDVKLPGNIPVGLVALLVGTAIGWAGGYMSAPDVGQAVSDIAIGIPDLRVDMLFNGLADLAPLLGTAIPLGVYNFTEAMSNVESAAAAGDNYNLRSVLLADGAGAVVGSAFGSPFPPAVYIGHPGWKDAGGRAGYSLASGIVIGVLCFVGLFGVLDALLPVPAIVPILLYIGLLIGAQAFQAVPRLHAIAVVAAILPNLAQWAHGLIDNALNAAGTSAAEVGMDALNGAGVVYEGLKTLGEGAVLVGLILGTMVTFILEKKFRYAAIASAVGAVLSFIGLIHAPEVSWAASPAVALGYVLFGVVCVAYAFLPGAREPVEVDESDIVAGH, from the coding sequence ATGAGCACCGACGTAACCAACCCCCTTGCCGACCCATCGGTCGATCCGCCCCAGAAGTCGTCGATCCCGTGGTGGACCCGTGGCGACCTCAACGCATTCTTCGGACTCGGATTCAACATCCTGGTCAATGTCCTGACCCTGACCGCGCTGATGATCGGGGTGATCGCTGTACCGGCAGGCGACGTGCTGGGCACCGTTCTGCCGGCGCTGGGCGTCGCGCTGATCCTGGGAAACCTGTACTACACGTTCCTCGCGCGCCGACTTGCCCAGCGGGAGAACAGAACCGACGTCACCGCGCTCCCCTACGGGCCCAGTGTGCCGCACATGTTCATCGTGATCTTCGTCGTGATGCTGCCGGTGTACCTGAACACCGACGACCCGCTACAGGCCTGGCAGGCCGGGTTGGCGTGGGCCTTCCTGATCGGTGTGATCGTGATGATCGGTGCGTTCGTCGGCCCCTACATCCGCAAGCTGACGCCCCGGGCCGCGATGCTCGGCACGCTGGCCGGCATCTCGATCACGTTCATCTCGATGCGGCCCGCCGCGCAGATGTGGGAGGTGGCGTGGATCGGTCTTCCGGTGCTCGCCATCATCCTGATCGGCTTCTTCACCGACGTGAAGTTGCCCGGCAACATCCCGGTGGGACTGGTCGCGCTGTTGGTGGGAACGGCGATCGGATGGGCCGGCGGCTACATGTCAGCACCGGACGTCGGGCAGGCGGTTTCCGATATCGCGATCGGCATACCGGACCTGCGAGTCGACATGCTGTTCAACGGCCTCGCCGACCTCGCGCCGCTCCTCGGGACCGCAATCCCGTTGGGCGTCTACAACTTCACCGAAGCGATGAGCAACGTGGAAAGCGCTGCGGCCGCGGGCGACAACTACAACCTGCGCAGCGTGCTACTGGCCGACGGCGCCGGCGCAGTCGTCGGATCGGCGTTCGGCTCACCGTTCCCGCCAGCGGTCTACATCGGACACCCAGGATGGAAGGACGCAGGCGGCCGGGCCGGCTACTCACTGGCCAGCGGCATCGTGATCGGTGTGCTCTGCTTCGTCGGCCTGTTCGGTGTCCTCGACGCACTGCTGCCGGTCCCCGCGATCGTGCCGATTCTGCTCTACATCGGTCTGCTCATCGGGGCGCAGGCGTTTCAGGCGGTACCTCGGCTGCACGCCATAGCCGTGGTCGCCGCGATTCTGCCGAACCTCGCGCAATGGGCCCACGGCCTCATCGACAATGCGTTGAACGCGGCCGGTACCTCGGCGGCCGAGGTAGGTATGGACGCGCTCAACGGCGCGGGCGTCGTCTACGAAGGACTCAAGACCCTGGGCGAAGGCGCGGTGCTCGTCGGCCTGATCCTCGGCACCATGGTGACGTTCATCCTCGAGAAGAAGTTCCGCTACGCCGCCATCGCCTCGGCGGTCGGAGCGGTGCTGTCGTTCATCGGGCTCATACACGCACCCGAGGTGTCATGGGCCGCCAGCCCGGCGGTCGCGCTCGGATACGTGTTGTTCGGCGTCGTCTGCGTCGCGTACGCATTTCTGCCGGGCGCCAGGGAGCCGGTAGAGGTCGACGAATCGGACATAGTGGCGGGCCACTGA
- a CDS encoding cysteine hydrolase family protein has translation MSQPVEVTAEPSPFALIAGKTALIVIDMQRDFLLPGGFGESLGNDVGQLQKVVPPLATLIAAARSAGIMVIHTREGHRPDLSDCPPAKLNRGAPSKRIGDPGTYGRILIRGEYGHDIVDELAPIDGELVIDKPGKGAFYATDLQDALAGAGITQLLITGVTTEVCVHTTTREANDRGYECLVVSDCVGSYFPEFQRVGLEMIKAQGGIFGWVADTAAIVPALQTLTATAA, from the coding sequence ATGAGCCAGCCCGTAGAGGTCACCGCGGAACCGTCGCCGTTCGCGCTCATCGCCGGTAAGACGGCGCTGATCGTCATAGACATGCAACGGGACTTTCTGTTGCCCGGCGGTTTTGGGGAAAGTCTCGGCAACGATGTCGGCCAGTTGCAGAAGGTCGTACCACCACTGGCGACGTTGATCGCGGCGGCCCGGTCGGCGGGGATCATGGTGATCCACACCCGCGAGGGGCACCGCCCGGATCTGTCGGATTGTCCGCCGGCCAAATTGAACCGCGGAGCGCCGTCCAAGCGGATCGGCGACCCGGGCACGTACGGGCGCATCCTTATTCGCGGCGAATACGGCCACGACATCGTCGACGAGCTCGCCCCCATCGACGGCGAGCTTGTCATCGACAAGCCGGGTAAGGGCGCGTTCTACGCCACCGACTTGCAGGACGCGCTCGCGGGAGCGGGTATCACGCAGTTGCTGATCACCGGGGTCACCACCGAGGTCTGCGTGCACACCACCACCCGAGAGGCCAACGACCGCGGCTACGAGTGTCTCGTCGTATCCGATTGTGTGGGTTCGTATTTCCCCGAATTTCAGCGAGTCGGCCTGGAAATGATCAAGGCCCAGGGCGGCATCTTCGGCTGGGTTGCCGACACCGCCGCGATTGTTCCGGCATTGCAAACACTGACCGCCACGGCCGCCTGA